One Phyllopteryx taeniolatus isolate TA_2022b chromosome 3, UOR_Ptae_1.2, whole genome shotgun sequence genomic window, TCGACAGTGTCAGGAGGATGCCCGCGAATGCTCGCGTTTGCATTGTTGGGATTAATGCTATGGATTGTTTTTCACCTGCGGAGGATTAATAGCAGCGCAGCGGCGATGCCCGAGAAAGGAGAGGACTCTCCGTCGAGCGACGGGCCTTCTCCGCTTCAGGAGAATGTGCCCGCCGCACACTCCTCTCATGGCGGCCGACGGCGTGTCTCAACACAGCCTGAGGAGAACAGCCTCCGAGCCCGCAGCTCCTCTACGGGACCTGACGTGAAAGAGCAACAGCGGCCCCTCACCCCACAAAATCCTTCTACGACCGATGTGCCGATGCTCGGATCCGGGCCCAGGGCGAGGGAGCGTCTCAAGTTTATTCTGGGAGCCTCGGAGGACAATTCATCGGACGAGGAGCCTTTAGCAGCCAAGCCGCCGAGCGGCGCTTCCCAGCCGTCAACCTTCGCCGCCAAATCATCTCGTCATCTGACATCCCCCGAAGTGCCGCAGCCCAGCTCCTCGGGCATGAAGTAAGATTTAGCCATTTAATGCGGCGGCATACGGTGTGATGCGTACGCGTACGCAGATGGATACGTTCTTTGTCTTGATTATTGTCAACTGTGGTCTCGTTTGAAAGTTGTTTACGCTCGAGCGTCGAGACATACGGTGCTCCTACTCAGCCCCGTCCTCATTAATTGGCTCTTATCCTCTGACTGCAACAAGCTGACCTGTGCTACCACACCCCTTTGAAATTTGCGCTCTGGCTCCAGGTCAAAGcacggccaatcacagggccaACCGCCCCCTCTTAATTCCGAATTACATTGACAATGACAATAgtacattttgtgatttttattggACTTCTTCTCACGGGCAAAGGTAAGAAGTCTCCTTTCACAACACTTCTACACAGTAGGCATAAGGAGGAATATTGAGTTGTGTGAGAAGCCTTCTTTTAAGAATCCAACGGGACCTTAAAGTCAAGCGCCCCGCCCCTTCAGTAgtacaatttggaattggaGCAAGATTTTGGGGAAATAATGGCTCTTAAGGCAGGGCCGATTCGAATCGCATTCTACAGCTTAGcaaaacacacatgcagtcCCTTGTTCGAAATACAATACAGTGTTTGTTTTGATATTAACAGTGTACGACAgttacaaatattacaatgttACTTGAACATTCCCCatacagttttatttattttttttaatgatagcaAGATCCTAGAAGAGTCCCATTATTgccttttttatgtatttagagTTCTGGAAAAGATTGTGTTGGACTCTTGGAAAATGCCACTAGGTAGTCATTTCAAATATTTCGTCGTTGCTTCCTCCGAATGGCCTTCAAGGAACACTTTGTCCGCTCTGTTGAAACTTTGAATGGGCAGCTTGTGATCTGTCTTATCCGGACTTGTGGGAGGGGACAAGCAACAGAGGGAATCGGCCAGGAAGTGTTATTCATTTCACGTGCGAAACGCACAAGCTCGTAACGCTTGCTACGTAATGGAGGGAGATATTTTCAAAGGTCAGTCACTTTTAAGATTTGTTATTTGACACCAGctagtatatatacacacacacgtgtgtttTGTGTCCCGTTTCTCCATTGGAATTTAGGGTTGCCACAATTCCCAACAGATGCCGCTGCACATGTGTTTGAACAGGAAGAATTGCTCATGTCGCTGTAGTTACGTAAGCTCCTATTGGCACAAGCGTGtgtgtacaacaacaacaacaacaacaacaacaactagaaACAAATTGTCTCCAGAGGAGGGAAGCGGAATAACAGTTGTTTCACTCTGAGCTTCACAGCTGAAGTCAGGCGGCTTTTATCAGTCAGATAAAACTCCCcgttttatgtactgtacatgccgcTTATGTCCCGCATGTGCTGACATTCCTCAAGGGGAGAGAAAAGATaagaaaatggaataaaacaTGCTTGGAAACAAGTACAATCTCTTGCAGTTTGGGTTCACTTCCAAACATGGGCAAGCATGTGACTCACTATCGGTCCTATTTGGAGGCTTTGGAATGAACAGTGCTGGAAATGGATTGTTTTGCTGAGCTGTTACTAATCGTTTGCCTCTCTCGCCTATCTATTAAAACATATTGGAAACACCTCTCACCGTAATGCCACCAAAACACGCGGCTCTTATATTGGACCTAATTACCGATCGGGCCAGTGAGTGCgtagaatatatattttcaaatcaatCACAGCAATAAATCACCACTGCTTTACACAGACTGTTTCAAATGGGTTTCGTTGCGATgtctgttgtgttgtgttgtgttgtgttgggataaatattatttatacAATGTGAACTTTCCGAGTGGGTCTGAGCGGCCAGCTATTATTGGACTATatatttgattcattttatGCTGTATTCACGTCAAGTTGTTTTTAGGACAACAGTTTTAGCcgtgtaaagcactttgtgagaTGTTTTCAGTGAGAAGTGTTACAGCTCCAAATACAATTGACTTGCAACAGCAGAAAACAAGATAAGGACATACAGTACCGTAGACTGGCTGCCGTATCCTAGAAACTGaacttttgactttgacttttgaCTTATTTTCTTCATACCGCTCTTCAGTTGCGTACCTGTGCGGTCGCACAGAACTCCGAAAAGCTCGTGGCGGCTACCTGTCGCCGACGTTATTGACGAGGGCATGCGAGCCAAACGCTGCTTGTTGGCAGGACAACTAATTGCAACGTTTCCTGCTCCAGGCCCAGCATGTCTGGCCCTCACTTGGTAAAAAAAGGACGCGAAGACAGAAAGATGGATCTGCACAGAGACTTCACGGTGGCCTCACCTGCCGAGTTTGTCACCCGCTTTGGTGGAAATCGTGTCATCGAAAAAGTAagagaacaaacaaaacaaaacaaaacaaaacactgctgTTCTTCCTAAAGTACCTTTTGATCTTTTCATTGGAACGGGTTGTCAATTTGGTTTTCTAAACTTTGTAGCCGGGTGGTGCATGGGTCAAGGAAGAACCCGATATATTAAAGGAATTTATGTTCACCATTGAAGTTACAGTGGCATCAATGTAACTGGCCTGTCGGTCGTCCTCAGTTGCGCTTTTGGATGAACACGTGTCATTTAAGGTCCTGCCTACTTTTTAGCCCTTCGCTTATTTTGCAGGTGACAAATGGCGAATTGTTGCCATTATATTCGTCTGCTGTGCAAATGCCCTTCCTTGTTCCCTCGGCCAATCGGTTGTTTCTGTCACAGGTGCTGATCGCCAACAACGGGATCGCCGCAGTCAAATGCATGCGCTCTATTCGACGCTGGTCCTATGAGATGTTTCGAAATGAGAGGACCGTCCGCTTTGTGGTCATGGTTACCCCTGAAGACTTGAAAGCTAATGCAGGTACTACGTAGCGCTTATTATTGAGCACGTTATCAGCATGCAGCGAAATAATCTATGTCCGTCTGTTGTCAGAATACATCAAAATGGCCGATCACTATGTGCCTGTTCCCGGTGGACCAAACAATAACAACTATGCCAATGTGGAGTTGATAGTTGACATTGCCAAAAGAATCCCAGTGCAGGTAAGTAacactgttgttgttgctgcttacTGCCTGATCTACtccgtgattaaaaaaaaaaaaaaaaaaaagataataaaaatgCTAAAGCTAACGTGTCTCTCGTAACAGGCAGTGTGGGCCGGCTGGGGTCATGCCTCAGAAAATCCCAAGCTCCCCGAGTTTTTGAACAAAGCAGGCATTTCATTCTtaggtaaaacaacatttggaagACCACTTCTTGGTGTCGGTCGCTTGTTTTTCTCATTCTATATTTATTGTAGGGCCATCCAGCAAGGCTATGTGGGCTCTCGGGGATAAGGTGGCTTCATCTATTGTGGCCCAGAGTGCAGACATTCCCACGCTACCGTGGAGCGGATCAGGTTTGACCTCTCCTTCTCGTCTCACTTTACGTAAACAACACCGTTATACTGTGtatattcttcttctcctcttaACAGTTTGTGTTCAGACTGCTCCATCTTTAAGAATAAGGGtcaccaaaaacacacacacacaaaagctagTGAAAGAAAAAACGTTAAACGAGTTAATTCTCAAATGCTCATTGAACTGAGGGGTTGAGATTTGCTGAGGGTTGCTTGAAACGTCATCCAAAAAGCGTTGTGTGACTttagaagccccccccccccccccttaaaaaaGTTGTCTAATTCAAATTGTAGGACTTTTGACTTCCGCTGAATATATATTAGATACTCACGGAATCTCTTTGtggtggtgtagaactgcacttaAAGGGGAATTGTAgacaccatttttttccttcaatgaAATCTCTTTAGCttgtgtttatccatccattttctctatcGGCTGTCCTCATCGGGGTGGCGAGTAACTGGAGCCTATTGCagctggggtacaccctggactggttgccagcaaattgcagggcacatcaagaacaacaaccattcacacacacacaaacctaaggacaattttcaGTGTGCTGCCCTagattgtgtttgtttaaaaagaaaatgcttttcTGCTTGTCCCGTTCCAGGTTTGAGAGTGAACTGGACAGAGGCTGACCAAATCCCCAGCAATGTAATCAGTGTTCCTCCTGAGGTCTACACAAAGGGCTGTGTTCAAGAAGTAGATGATGGTCTGGCGGTAGGCGTGGTCAACATATCtggcatttttcaaaatatgccGCCAAAGGAGTGGCAtcccatatactgtattgtgtgtCTCTCGTGGCAGGGAGCTGAGAACATTGGCTATCCGGTTGTCATCAAAACCTCGGAGGGCGGGGGCGGAAAAGGGATCCGAAAAGTAGAATGTGCTGATGACTTCGCAAGCTCCTTTAGGCAGGTATGTGTactcctttttcctttttttgtttttttccatgccaATGCCCGTGTCACCCAGCCCCACTTTTGCAGTGCTTTGGATGTCATGACAAACACGTTCGTTGGGTGCAGGTTCAGACGGAAGTACCTGGCTCGCCCATTTTCATCATGCAGCTGGCCCAGCACGCAAGGCACCTTGAGGTTCAGATCCTGGCCGATGAGTACGGAAATGCCATCTCCCTGTTTGGTCGAGATTGCTCCATCCAAAGAAGGCACCAGAAAATCATAGAGGAAGCACCTGCGACTATAGCGGCACCCTTGACGTTTGAGCAGATGGAACGGGTCAGTCAcgtcgtttatttatttattcatgtgtaCTTCCCCCCCCTATGTattggccccccccccccccaggtgaTGATACTGCCTGCTTGGTCTACAAATTGTCACTTGGTTTCCTCTTCCTGACCTAGTATGCTGTTAGGCTAGCCAAGATGGTGGGCTACGTCAGTGCTGGAACCGTGGAATATCTTTACTCTGAGGATGGAAGTttccatttcttggagctgaatccTCGTCTGCAGGTAGAACATCCCTGTACAGAGATGATTGGAGATGTAAACCTTCCAGCTGCCCAACTTCAGGTAAAGCCATCACCGGACCGTCCCAAATCTAGTTACAGAAGAtgcaatatggacaaaagtatttggacaggtGGCCACTCACTTCACTCACGGGGAAGTGAAATGAGAAGAAAATATGCATTATCTTTAACCTTACCGTTATTATTGCTTCCACTTTTCTGTAAGATTGGGTGTGGGATGTTTTTCATCCACATCGTGTTGGATTCGATGGGGTTGAGCTCAATCTTATTTCCTCCACAGCGACACGCACACGGCCACGCCTCTGTGTGGGCTTTGCACACTGGGCCGTGGCCATGTTGGGACATAAAAGGACCTTCCCCAAACACGTTGCACAAAGTTGGGAAACTGTCGCGCTAATGTTTAGCAGTCTAGAGCAAATCCAGATGGATTGTGGCTTTTCCAAATATTGTTGTCCTCATTGTATGTTTTCTCAGAATTCCCAGGGTTTGGCAACAAATTCAGTCAGTTTCACACATGTTGTCATCCACGGCAGATTGCCATGGGCATCCCCCTTTACAGAATTAAAGACATTCGTTTGCTCTACGGGGAAACTGCATGGGGTGACAGCATCATTGACTTTGAGACTCCAGAATGCCCACCGAGTCCAAGAGGGCACGTCATAGCGGCCCGAATCACCAGTGAGAACCCTGACGAGGTGGAGCTCGCCCTCGCCAGTGCAATTAAGAATTGCAATTGTCCTCAAAGATaagtcttgttttgttgtttgcagGGCTTCAAACCCAGCTCAGGCACAGTACAGGAGCTGAACTTCCGCAGCAGTAAAAATGTCTGGGGTTACTTTAGCGTCGGAGCAACTGGCGGTCTGCACGAATTTGCTGACTCACAGTTCGGACACTGTTTCTCCTGGGGGGAGAACCGAGAAGAAGCCATTTCGTAAGTCTCTCTTTGTAGCTACACTGATAGCGTAAAACAAACATGCGATTTGAGGAAAATATACCAAGTTGTGTTTCTTGCCAGTTCCTAAAGTTAGAAAGGGTAGTTAAAACTCCACTGCATCATACTAATATTTGGCAACCAACAGCTATAGGCGGAGCTAGACACAGTCCAGCCAGAGAAACATGATAAAAGAGGACTGGAATGGGAAGAAGAATTtgtcaaacaaaacatcttTTCATAAACATCATAAGAGCAAAACAGAGtatccaaaataataataatctactgTTGTCTGTCTCCTTTCTTGATCTGGTGTCATCCTTGGGTCGCTACGTGCTTCAGGAACATGGTGGTGGCTATGAAGGAGCTTTCAATCAGAGGTGACTTCAGGACCACTGTCGAATACCTCATCAAGTTGCTGGAGACGGAGAGCTTCCGAAACAATGACATCGACACCAGCTGGCTGGATCGCCTCATTGCAGAGAAAGTGCAGGTATGAGTTGTTTGGTAGCTGTGTCATCATGTTGACCTGCCGAATTTCCTGACAGGAGGCCATGTGACCCTTCTGCAGGCAGAGAGACCGGACACCATGTTGGGCGTCGTCTGCGGGGCTTTGCACGTTGCCGATGCGAGCTTCAGAAAGAGCATGTCGGACTTTCTGCACTCACTAGAAAGGTCAGTCTTTTAAACATCTGGACACTAATAGGACTGCGAATAATTGTGGACCCAAATTCTTGTGTACCGACAGAGGCCAGGTTCTGCCTGCTGCCAGCCTCCTCAACTGTGTCAGTGTCGATCTCGTATATGAAGGAGTGAAATTCTGCTTGAAGGTATCTTTCTTTCCCGTTTTCTAGCGGAGTTGCTCCTTTCATTGTCAATCAGCAACCATTGACTTTGTCGACTTTAGGTCGCTCGCCAGTCCCCGACGACGTATGTGGTCATAATGAATGGCTCCGACATCGAAATAGACGTCCACCGCCTGAGTGATGGTGGCCTTCTGCTCTCCTACGATGGGAGCAGCCATACCACCTATATGAAAGAGGAGCTGGAGAGGTAAGTGTTCTTCTACTGAATTCCTTGACATTAGTTTCACATGGACTACTCGAATTCCGCAGCTACCGCATCACTGTCGGCAACAAGACGTGCGTGTTTGACAAAGAAAAGGATCCCTCTGTGCTGAGATCGCCTTCTGCCGGTAAACTACTGCAGTATATCGTCGACGACGGAGCTCACATTTGCTCAGGAGAGACGTACGCAGAGATCGAGGTGAATTTGAGGGGACGTGCCTTTTGGCCGATCTCGGGCAAACTCATACAttgctgtatttgtttttctgtttgtgtttgtggactcaggtgatgaagatggtgATGACTCTGAGTGTGCAGCAGGCAGGCCATGTACGTTTTCTCAAGAGGCCCGGGGCAGTTCTGGAATCGGGTTGTGTGATGGCACATATGAACTTGGATGACCCTAGCAGTATACACCGGGCAAGTTAACTCTTAATAAATCTCAAATGTCCAGGTTTCGTcatattaatgtaaaaaaaaacaaaaaatgtcatgttgtgTAGACACATCATGTGAAAGCAACCTATATCTCCTTTATCTTCCCCTTTTTTTCATACATTCGGGATCCTTAGATACTATGTTTCATATTTCGTAttttatctcttttttttttaattgttagtAATTTGGCATGCCAGCTTTTGTTTGAATTGTGGAGACTACTGGCACAGTGAATTTCCTTTGCGGACGAATATCTATTTGGGTATCTATGCTCTTTATATCTGTTTAGTGCACTACCCCCCCTGATGAAATGAAGTCTTACTCTATTTATATAATTATTGTAGGTAGAGCTCAATACAGCCACCCTACCGGCCCAGCACCCATTGCCCATTGTTGGGGAAAAGCTCCACCAGGTCTTCCACAGCATCCTTGAAAATCTAGTTAAAGTAATGGATGGCTACTGTCTCGAAGAGCCCTACTTTAGCACCAAGGTACATCTCGGCAAGCTTACCTGCTACAGAATCTCGATCAACATCAAAAGATCATAcggactttgttgttgttgtttttaaaaaagatctctTTCTGCAGTTGAAACAGTGGGTAGCAACCCTCATGAAGACTCTGAGGGATCCCTCTCTGCCACTGCTGGAGCTGCAGGAGATCATGACGAGTGTGGCGGGTCGGATCCCACCTGGTGTTGAGAAAGATATCCGAAAAGTCATGGCCCAATATGCCAGCAACATCACCTCTGTCCTGTGCCAGTTTCCAAGCCAAAGGGTGCCAAccgaaactgttttttttttttttcctagaaaTCAGTGCTCCGCATAAATGGGTACCGTCCCAAATCTTTTTAAAGTaaccttttctttgttttcatttttattgaagaTAATATAAATAAGTTAAGATTCATGAATGAAGAAATCATTTTTACTCTCataaaagtcagctgggagagcactacgcaaaatggatggatcaactACTATaacaacattcttttttttaatggaatgacTATTCTTTCCCCATcataaatgaaggaaaatgagTAAAAGGCGCGTCTTTAACAGGTGTTTAATTAGGGATTTTGCTTACCTTATTTTTCAATACTAGAAATGCCAATTATGTTGCAAAATATTCAGCTATTTCTAACGGCGTATATCAAAGCCGAGCCCAACAAATAACTGAGAAATATGTTGGACTCTGCTTATTAATGCTGAGTTCTGTTATTGTATAAACTAATGATCCAACAATATTCTTTTTCAATCCAGATTGCAAATATTCTCGACAGCCATGCGGCGACTCTTCAGAGAAAGGCGGATCGAGAGGTGTTCTTTATCAACACTCAGAGTATTGTTCAGCTGGTGCAGAGGTGAGCTTGTTCCCATTTCTCAAAAAGGAGTTCAGTCATTTGGCATTGCACTGATTCATTCCTGTCTTATGACACGTGTTCCAGGTATCGCAGCGGAATACGGGGTTACATGAAATCGGTGGTTCTGGATCTGCTGAAGCGATACCTTCGAGTAGAGATGGAGTTTCAGCAAGGTGACAGTCGTACTTTATCTGGAGTGCAAACGTTTTGATCGTAAACTAACTGGCGTGTGGGATTTGACCTTTTTCCACAAACAGCTCACTACGACAAGTGCGTAATCAATTTGAGGGAGCGGTACAAGCCCGACATGAGTCCTGTGCTGGAATACATCTTTTCTCATGCCCAGGTCTTCAAGAAGAACATCCTGGTCACGATGCTCATCGTAAGGCTCCGTCATATTCGCCGCAACTGAAATTCAACGCAACATAGAATATCTTCGGCTTTCTGTAGGATCAACTGTGTGGCAGGGATCCGACGCTGGCGGACGAGCTGATGGCGATTCTCAGTGAACTCACTCAACTCAGTAAAATGGAGAACTCCAAGGTCGCCTTACGAGCCAGACAGGTAAGACTTTGAGCGAAGCGGTCCACTGTgacattgtgcacatttgtagCGCGTCACGAGGCGCTAGTTTATCTCCTGACATACCATACACACCTCACTCAAGTGTAATCATCCGCTGTAGGTTCTGATTGCCTCTCATTTACCATCGTATGAACTGAGGCACAATCAAGTGGAATCCATCTTCCTTTCTGCCATCGACATGTATGGCCATCAGTTTTGCCCGGAGAAcctgaaggtgtgtgtgtgttatgaatACACGTCGTGGCCACTTTTACCAGTGGGATATCCAATCATTTGTGTCGTTCCTCTTGTTTCCGCCAGAAACTCATCCTCTCTGAGACCTCCATTTTTGATGTGTTGCCCAATTTCTTCTACCACTCCAACCAAGTTGTCTGCATGGCTGCGCTGGAGGCATGCATCGTGATCTCACCCTACCTACGGGATGCTTTGACGCATTGGTTTATTTCGTAATAGCGACATGATATGATCTCGGTCTTGTTTGCAGGTGTACGTGCGTAGAGCTTACATTGCCTACGAGCTCAACAGCATCCAGCATCACCAGCTGCAGGACGGCACGTGCGCTGTAGATTTCCAGTTTATGCTGCCGTCATCGCATCCCAACAGGTAACAAGGCTGCAGCCTTTGCTCCAATGGTCCCGACTCATCTGGCGATGGATGACGAGCTGCAGGCCGTATCGCACAAATGCTGTTCTGTCATACTTGCTCTGAGGCAGCTGTGGGGAAAGTAACATAACACTTGGTCTCATGTGTTTATGTAGAATTAGCTTTACCCACTAAACTGGAATGTGCAGTCTAAATCAGGTAGAGGAGGATGTTGATCCTCCACTGCTAATattcacctgtcaatcatctTATTTCAGAGGGAGCAGCCCTACTCTGAACAGGTAGAGTAAAGCTCCTCCCAGCCAACTACACCTGATGGCGTGTGTGTCTCACAGCAAAGCATGCCCGTTGCATTGTGTCGCCTTTCTAGCGTTCCTGTGAATTGCGAAACATTTTCTCTCAAGGACCGTCATAACAAGTCCTTCCTAATTCACCTTTCTCGCTGAGCTTCTCTCTGTGCGACACTTTTCTCAAACCGTTACCGAGCCTTTTGAGAGGTTCAGTCGGTTTATCATGTTCCTCTTAAACGTCTCATATTGTCCTCAGATTTCCATTTGGATCTCAATAACAAATCGTAATCCTTTTAATGAAACAATGAAGTTAAGATGTGTATAATTCTGATTGCACATGAGGGTGATCATTCTAGTttgcaaaaaaaccaaactgcAATTGCCTCAAATACCTAAAATGGCTTTGaaccttctttttttgttgtcgtcGACAAAGCACGCATCACAACAGGGCAAATTTGGTGGCGCCATCCGCTAGTCCCAGTCTACGTCTTCCTTTCTTTCAGGGTTCCCGTCCCACTGAACGCTTTAGGCCAGTTGAAAATGCGGCGGCAGAGCAGCGATCTGTTCCTGGAGGGAGCTCTGTCCCCACCTTGCCAACGCATGGGCGCTATGGTAGCCTTTCACTGTTTTGATGATTTCAAAAGGTCTGTCGCTCATTATTTCCACACCCATTCCACATTCATCAAGCATTAAGAACGCTGGCTTTCTTTAATTTTGTAGGACCTTTGACGAAGTTCTCTGCAGTTTTGCAGAGCCTTTGTTGGAGAACCAGCCATTTTTAGAATCCTGCTCCAGTTTTTATGAAGATGAGAACTTTAAGGTGAGTGCTCTTGTTGTCATTTGGATTGCTGTTTCTCTGGCGATACAACTTCTGCTTCTTTTACTTCCTGACAGAACACCAGGGAGAATCCAATACACATTATTAATGTATCAATCAAAAAAGCAGACACTGAGGATGATGATGCCTTAGTCACCGCCTTCACTTCCTTCGCCCAGTCAAAGGTCAGCTCATTTGCTGTAGTGACGGTTGTAGTTTTCATGTTTGAAGAAAACTCAAATGTGCtgcccttttttcccccatagaGATCACCCCTTTTTGAATACGGCATCAGAAGAATCACATTTTTGGTTGCGCAGAAGGTAATTGTAACCGGTTGCTACAAACGACCATGATAAATAATGATTATTGATGATCAATATGGTGGGAAGTTGAGTGTGAATTGGTTGCTTGTCTATACGGTCTGTGCTCTGCGATGGACTGGTGGACAGTTCAGATTCACTCCAGCCTCCCCCCTTGACCATGTACAGGGCATATTCGTGCGTaatcctgtttcttttcaacAGAGGGAGTTCCCCAAGTTCTTCACTTTCAGAGCACGAGATGgggtaattttatttttgtactctcAGCCAACATCATGAATTGCGCTGCTGTCTGAGGAGGtggttaaccccccccccccttatctGTTATTATGTGCAGTTCCAGGAAGATCGCATCTACCGTAACCTGGAGCCAGCTTTAGCATTTCAGCTGGAACTGAACCGCATGAGGAACTTCGACATGACTGCTGTTCCCTGTGCCAACCACAAAATGCACCTCTACCTGGGAGCTGCGCGTGTTCAGGAGGGTGCCGAAGTTACAGATTACAGATTCTTCATCCGAGCTATTATTCGCCACTCTGATTTGATTACGAAGGCAAGAGACTTCCCAAACTAGTTATCGCTTTTCTTTTCACAGTGGGTTTTTATATGACGACTATGTGATTGGGTACTTGGCTTGTCTTCGTGTGCAATCAGGAAGCCTCCTTTGAGTATCTTCAGAATGAGGGAGAACGTCTTCTGCTGGAGGCCATGGACGAGTTGGAGGTGGCTTTCAGTAACACAACCGTGCGCACGGACTGCAACCACATCTTCCTCAACTTTGTCCCCACCGTCATTATGGACCCATCTAAAGTGAGTGTGCTGCACATCTCTGCTGCCGTAAAAACATGTCGCACAACATTTTCAGCGTACGTCGGATTACGTTATTGAATGaactacaatacaatacaattgtgtatttgaatgaatgttttgagcATTCTCGGTTCAACGTCGTGCGCTTTTATCTCGCAGATTGAGGAGTCCGTTCGTTCCATGGTGATGCGCTATGGAAGTCGTCTTTGGAAGCTGCGAGTCCTGCAAGCTGAGCTGAAAATCAACATTCGCCTGACTCCCACTGGGCACGCAATCCCCATTCGTCTTTTTTTGAC contains:
- the acacb gene encoding acetyl-CoA carboxylase isoform X5, producing MPEKGEDSPSSDGPSPLQENVPAAHSSHGGRRRVSTQPEENSLRARSSSTGPDVKEQQRPLTPQNPSTTDVPMLGSGPRARERLKFILGASEDNSSDEEPLAAKPPSGASQPSTFAAKSSRHLTSPEVPQPSSSGMKPSMSGPHLVKKGREDRKMDLHRDFTVASPAEFVTRFGGNRVIEKVLIANNGIAAVKCMRSIRRWSYEMFRNERTVRFVVMVTPEDLKANAEYIKMADHYVPVPGGPNNNNYANVELIVDIAKRIPVQAVWAGWGHASENPKLPEFLNKAGISFLGPSSKAMWALGDKVASSIVAQSADIPTLPWSGSGLRVNWTEADQIPSNVISVPPEVYTKGCVQEVDDGLAGAENIGYPVVIKTSEGGGGKGIRKVECADDFASSFRQVQTEVPGSPIFIMQLAQHARHLEVQILADEYGNAISLFGRDCSIQRRHQKIIEEAPATIAAPLTFEQMERYAVRLAKMVGYVSAGTVEYLYSEDGSFHFLELNPRLQVEHPCTEMIGDVNLPAAQLQIAMGIPLYRIKDIRLLYGETAWGDSIIDFETPECPPSPRGHVIAARITSENPDEGFKPSSGTVQELNFRSSKNVWGYFSVGATGGLHEFADSQFGHCFSWGENREEAISNMVVAMKELSIRGDFRTTVEYLIKLLETESFRNNDIDTSWLDRLIAEKVQAERPDTMLGVVCGALHVADASFRKSMSDFLHSLERGQVLPAASLLNCVSVDLVYEGVKFCLKVARQSPTTYVVIMNGSDIEIDVHRLSDGGLLLSYDGSSHTTYMKEELESYRITVGNKTCVFDKEKDPSVLRSPSAGKLLQYIVDDGAHICSGETYAEIEVMKMVMTLSVQQAGHVRFLKRPGAVLESGCVMAHMNLDDPSSIHRAKLNTATLPAQHPLPIVGEKLHQVFHSILENLVKVMDGYCLEEPYFSTKLKQWVATLMKTLRDPSLPLLELQEIMTSVAGRIPPGVEKDIRKVMAQYASNITSVLCQFPSQRIANILDSHAATLQRKADREVFFINTQSIVQLVQRYRSGIRGYMKSVVLDLLKRYLRVEMEFQQAHYDKCVINLRERYKPDMSPVLEYIFSHAQVFKKNILVTMLIDQLCGRDPTLADELMAILSELTQLSKMENSKVALRARQVLIASHLPSYELRHNQVESIFLSAIDMYGHQFCPENLKKLILSETSIFDVLPNFFYHSNQVVCMAALEVYVRRAYIAYELNSIQHHQLQDGTCAVDFQFMLPSSHPNRGSSPTLNRVPVPLNALGQLKMRRQSSDLFLEGALSPPCQRMGAMVAFHCFDDFKRTFDEVLCSFAEPLLENQPFLESCSSFYEDENFKNTRENPIHIINVSIKKADTEDDDALVTAFTSFAQSKRSPLFEYGIRRITFLVAQKREFPKFFTFRARDGFQEDRIYRNLEPALAFQLELNRMRNFDMTAVPCANHKMHLYLGAARVQEGAEVTDYRFFIRAIIRHSDLITKEASFEYLQNEGERLLLEAMDELEVAFSNTTVRTDCNHIFLNFVPTVIMDPSKIEESVRSMVMRYGSRLWKLRVLQAELKINIRLTPTGHAIPIRLFLTNESGYYLDISLYKEVTDPSSGQIMFQSYGDKRGPLQGMLINTPYVTKDLLQAKRFQAQTLGTTYIYDFPEMFKQALFKQWGPGDKYPQDMLTCTELVLDPQGRLVQLNRLPGDNDHTSLCQVGIVAFKMKMKTPEYPEGREIIVICNDITHMIGSFGPQEDELFLRASELARAEGIPRIYIAANSGARIGLAEEIRHMFQVAWIDPSDPYKGFKYLYLTPHDYTRISATNSVHCHHVEEGGESRYIITDIIGKDEGLGVENLRGSGTIAGESSQAYEEIITMSMVTCRAIGIGAYLVRLGQRVIQVENSHIILTGASALNKVLGRAVYTSNNQLGGIQIMHNNGVTHTTVPDDFEGVFTILQWLSYMPKNKHSPVPVVPTADPVDREIDFTPTKAPYDPRWMLSGRPHPTVRGAWQSGFFDHASFMEIMDSWAQTVIVGRARLGGIPLGVVAVETRTVELTVPADPANLDSESKVLQQAGQVWFPDSAFKTAQAICDFNREHLPLMVFANWRGFSGGMKDMYDQILKFGAYIVDALRGFHQPVLVYIPPHAELRGGSWVVIDPTINPLCMELYADRESRGGVLEAEGTVEIKFRQKDLKKTMRRLDSVYAGLVEKLASLDLPEKQCRDLEAKLKAREEFLLPIYHQVAVQFADLHDTPGRMQEKGVIADILDWKKARPFFYWRLRRLLLEQVVKFEILKANKDLSDGHMQSMLRRWFVETEGTVKAYLWDNNRAAVEWLERNWSKEDGARSAIRENIKYLKRENALKHIRSLVESNPEVAMDCIIHMSQNMTASQLAKLSHLLATMDNSNTS